Proteins found in one Triticum aestivum cultivar Chinese Spring chromosome 4D, IWGSC CS RefSeq v2.1, whole genome shotgun sequence genomic segment:
- the LOC123097695 gene encoding uncharacterized protein: MAGCGEAKTSSVSMDEEACGIEKKFGGMAPKKPLISKDHERAYFDSADWVLGKQAANSSSTAAVESLKPKLKRTPHPQLPPRKPTCASG, translated from the exons ATGGCGGGCTGCGGTGAAGCCAAGACATCATCGGTTTCCATGGATGAAGAG gcgTGCGGCATAGAGAAGAAGTTTGGCGGGATGGCGCCCAAGAAGCCTCTCATATCAAAG GACCATGAGCGTGCCTACTTCGACTCCGCAGATTGGGTCCTTGGCAAG CAAGCTGCAAACAGCAGCTCAACGGCTGCGGTCGAATCGCTCAAGCCCAAGCTCAAG AGAACTCCTCATCCCCAGCTTCCCCCTCGCAAGCCCACCTGTGCGTCTGGCTGA